One part of the Epinephelus fuscoguttatus linkage group LG12, E.fuscoguttatus.final_Chr_v1 genome encodes these proteins:
- the LOC125897841 gene encoding homeodomain-interacting protein kinase 2-like, with protein sequence MELSMELRTNVKEYQFIMERPVGAISSPSDFTLHPNMFPSNYELLQSLGEGGFGQVVQCFKKDTNETVAVKIMKYGCDYHSEMTILNVFKEMKLEEFNIVKFIDSFRLTNNRVALAFEMLDMTLKDYIVDHRNFTPMELCDIRSVVQQLAIALNTLKSIGLIHTDIKIDNIMLVDREEQPLRVKLIDFGLGVPTEWAEQDPEKWAPLQTKHFRALEIFLGLPFSEAIDMWSAGVMRWIVAFLGVPPDHLLDAATKSQHYFITDASGHWRLKTPEEYWQSTTVPSRYQPLYFSSLDILEELPQENLNMVGAEEKRECIDLLKAMLQIDPNERITPIEVLTHPFITRGTLHKNFDSSAPDGFHASTSETLPPGVIMVKSAPPECRLWGIEGSGQSESCPLDFLENVSENPPVEPTPLSTEDVEQELAATASDHTAPKKKKKEKRKRNCFKRFLAWTKRTFCCCIPANEDD encoded by the exons ATGGAACTCAGCATGGAACTCAGAACTAATGTGAAA GAATACCAGTTCATTATGGAACGGCCTGTGGGTGCAATATCCAGTCCATCTGATTTCACCCTCCACCCCAACATGTTCCCCAGCAACTATGAACTGCTGCAAAGTCTGGGAGAGGGAGGCTTTGGACAGGTGGTGCAGTGTTTCAAAAAGGACACCAATGAGACCGTTGCAGTAAAGATAATGAAATACGGCTGCGACTACCACAGTGAA ATGACGATACTGAACGTCTTCAAGGAGATGAAACTGGAGGAGTTCAACATTGTCAAGTTCATTGACTCATTCAGACTGACAAACAACAGAGTTGCTCTGGCTTTTGAGATGCTGGATATGACTCTAAAGGACTACATTGTTGACCACAGAAACTTCACTCCTATGGAGTTATGTGATATCAGGAGTGTAGTCCAGCAG CTGGCCATCGCATTAAACACCCTGAAGTCCATTGGACTGATCCACACAGATATAAAAATAGACAACATAATGCTGGTGGATCGGGAAGAGCAGCCCCTCAGGGTAAAGCTCATTGACTTCGGACTGGGTGTGCCAACCGAGTGGGCTGAGCAGGACCCAGAGAAGTGGGCACCTCTTCAAACAAAGCActtcag AGCTCTGGAAATATTTCTCGGACTTCCGTTTTCAGAGGCGATAGACATGTGGTCTGCAGGTGTT ATGCGATGGATAGTGGCATTCCTGGGTGTACCTCCAGACCATCTACTGGATGCTGCGACCAAGTCACAGCATTACTTCATAACAGACGCCTCCGGCCACTGGAGACTTAAG ACACCTGAGGAGTATTGGCAAAGTACCACAGTTCCCAGCCGATACCAGCCCTTGTATTTCAGCAGCCTGGACATTTTGGAGGAG TTGCCCCAGGAGAACCTGAACATGGTGGGAGCTGAAGAGAAGAGGGAGTGCATTGACCTGCTGAAGGCAATGCTTCAGATCGACCCCAATGAGAGGATTACCCCCATTGAGGTCCTCACCCACCCCTTTATCACAAGGGGCACCCTCCACAAAAACTTTGA CTCGAGTGCCCCTGATGGATTTCATGCATCTACTTCAGAGACATTACCCCCAGGTGTTATAATGGTGAAGTCTGCACCACCTGAATGCCGCCTGTGGGGGATCGAGGGCAGCGGGCAGAGTGAATCTTG CCCGTTGGATTTCCTGGAGAATGTCTCTGAAAATCCACCAGTGGAGCCGACTCCCCTTTCAACGGAAGATGTGGAACAGGAACTTGCTGCCACGGCATCTG ACCACACAGCgcccaagaagaagaagaaggagaagaggaagaggaactgCTTCAAGCGGTTCCTAGCCTGGACCAAGAGgactttctgctgctgcatccCTGCCAACGAGGATGACTGA